From a single Clupea harengus chromosome 24, Ch_v2.0.2, whole genome shotgun sequence genomic region:
- the LOC105895990 gene encoding apoptosis-stimulating of p53 protein 2-like — protein MLIWASYPSAASCNNVQVCEFLVESTVAAEKCEDMDEGYAQCSQFLYSVQEKMGIMNRGVVYGLWDYEVEAEDELSFREGDCMTILRRQDQEETQWWWPRCGDKEGYIPRNLLGLYLRIKPRQRSLAEEYYVAYQTDITHKHTRIHLHTHTVQQNTKSPSTAHLC, from the exons ATGCTGATCTGGGCATCAT ACCCCTCTGCTGCCTCCTGTAAtaatgtgcaggtgtgtgagttcCTGGTGGAATCAACAGTGGCTGCCGAGAAGTGTGAGGACATGGATGAGGGATACGCCCAGTGCTCACAGTTCCTCTaca gtgttcaggagaagatgggcatcatgaacagAGGGGTGGTGTATGGACTGTGGGACTATGAGGTGGAGGCTGAGGACGAGCTGTCCTTCAGGGAGGGGGACTGCATGACCATCCTGCGCAGGCAGGACCAGGAGGAGACGCAGTGGTGGTGGCCCCGCTGTGGGGACAAGGAGGGCTACATCCCCCGAAACCTGCTGggg ctgtACCTTAGGATCAAACCCAGACAGAGAAGCCTGGCTGAAGAATATTATGTGGCCTATCAAACtgacattacacacaaacacacacgtatacatttacacacacacacagttcagcagAACACTAAGAGTCCCAGTACAGCACATCTTTGCTga
- the LOC116219193 gene encoding stonustoxin subunit beta-like isoform X1, translated as MKNDQDMDDPGNMSSTSTQPNAGTDHASVSRARPRLLRYACELTLDTNTAGRCLSLSEGNRKVTHVKKEHPYPDHPERFVLWDQVLCREGLSGRCYWEAEWSGRGAYIAVAYRSIQRKGGSDDCLLGHNDKSWSLECSPHTYSGSYSARHNNEDTDIPAPSSGSRTVGVYLDWPAGTLSFYSIASDTLTHQHTFYSTFTEPLYPGFGVWHDSSVSLCQIT; from the exons ATGAAGAATGACCAGGACATGGATGATCCTGGAAACATGAGCAGCACATCAACACAGCCCAATGCAGG AACTGACCATGCTTCAGTAAGCAGAGCTCGACCACGTTTGCTGAGAT atgcctgtgagctcacactggacacaaacacagcaggcagatgtctttctctctctgaggggaacagaaaggtgacacATGTGAAAAAGGAGCATCCGtatcctgaccacccagagagatttgtcTTGTGGGatcaggtgttgtgtagagagggactgtctggacgctgctactgggaggctgagtggagtgggAGGGGGGCTTATATAGCTGTGGCGTACAGAAGCATCCAGAGGAAAGGGGGGAGTGATGACTGCCTGCTGGGACATAATgacaagtcctggagtctggaGTGCTCTCCTCACACATACTCTGGCAGTTACTCTGCCAGACACAATAATGAAGACACAGACatacctgccccctcctccGGCTCCAGAACAGtaggagtgtacctggactggccggccggcactctgtccttctacagcatcgcctctgacacactcacccaccagCACACGTTCtactccacattcactgagcccctctatcctgggtttGGGGTTTGGCATGACTCAtcagtgtccctgtgccagatcacatga
- the LOC116219193 gene encoding stonustoxin subunit beta-like isoform X2, whose product MQDACELTLDTNTAGRCLSLSEGNRKVTHVKKEHPYPDHPERFVLWDQVLCREGLSGRCYWEAEWSGRGAYIAVAYRSIQRKGGSDDCLLGHNDKSWSLECSPHTYSGSYSARHNNEDTDIPAPSSGSRTVGVYLDWPAGTLSFYSIASDTLTHQHTFYSTFTEPLYPGFGVWHDSSVSLCQIT is encoded by the exons ATGCAGG atgcctgtgagctcacactggacacaaacacagcaggcagatgtctttctctctctgaggggaacagaaaggtgacacATGTGAAAAAGGAGCATCCGtatcctgaccacccagagagatttgtcTTGTGGGatcaggtgttgtgtagagagggactgtctggacgctgctactgggaggctgagtggagtgggAGGGGGGCTTATATAGCTGTGGCGTACAGAAGCATCCAGAGGAAAGGGGGGAGTGATGACTGCCTGCTGGGACATAATgacaagtcctggagtctggaGTGCTCTCCTCACACATACTCTGGCAGTTACTCTGCCAGACACAATAATGAAGACACAGACatacctgccccctcctccGGCTCCAGAACAGtaggagtgtacctggactggccggccggcactctgtccttctacagcatcgcctctgacacactcacccaccagCACACGTTCtactccacattcactgagcccctctatcctgggtttGGGGTTTGGCATGACTCAtcagtgtccctgtgccagatcacatga